In Balaenoptera acutorostrata chromosome 12, mBalAcu1.1, whole genome shotgun sequence, a single window of DNA contains:
- the LOC103004390 gene encoding small ubiquitin-related modifier 1-like, which yields MSGQEAKPSTEDLGDKKEGEYIKLKVIGQDGSEIHFKVKMTTHLKKLKESYCQRQGVPMNSLRFLFEGQRIADNHTPKELGMEEEDVIEVYQEQTGGRSTI from the coding sequence ATGTCTGGCCAGGAGGCAAAACCTTCAACTGAGGACTTGGGGGATAAGAAGGAAGGAGAATATATTAAACTCAAAGTCATCGGACAGGATGGCAGTGAGATTCACTTCAAAGTGAAAATGACAACACATCTCAAGAAACTCAAAGAATCATACTGTCAAAGACAGGGAGTTCCCATGAATTCACTCAGGTTTCTTTTTGAAGGTCAGAGAATTGCTGATAATCACACTCCAAAAGAACTGGGAATGGAGGAAGAAGATGTGATTGAAGTTTATCAGGAACAAACAGGGGGTCGTTCAAcaatttag